The Artemia franciscana chromosome 2, ASM3288406v1, whole genome shotgun sequence genome segment cgttcgtaagttaaaaatactcattttttctaatttttcagaccccccccccaactaccccaaagagagcggatccgttccagttatgtcaatcctgtatctaggacctgtgcttatttttcccaccaagtttcatcccgatccctccactcttaagtgttttccaccTCCGTTCCCCTCAACTATTCTCTCTGTGCTAAAACTCTTTGATTTCATTtagataaacttttttttcatcaaaagcaATTATaaaccttaattaaaaattttgaccttAATTCTTATGCATGACAAGGCATATTTTTGGTaccacaaaaatatataaaatttacttttaagctTAAAAAGAAAGCACGGATTGGCAGTTATATTCATGTTGTCTAACAGCTATATCCCCCCAAATCATGGCGGCTATTACTTTTCCTATTAAATACACTCCCCTCAAAATGATCTGAAAGTTCCACCTGAATACCCTTGGCCTTTCTAGACACCAAAGGTCAAACCTGCCCCCCTCCCGtcttaatatcaaatattataCGCAAACAATGGGCGAATTGGCATAACTTATAGCCATTGTTCCACTGGGAGCGATATCCCCAGAGATATGGTTATTGAAGCTTTTAACTAGGTTGAACAAATAAAAGACTGTTTTAACAAATATATCCTTTCCTTCGTTCTTTTGCTTGACAATTGGTTCAATGACGTCACCACTAGGAAAATCAATTAACACGTCAAAATCCTTATGTTGACGAAAAGtacaaattttcacatttttggagatTGGAACCTTTGCAATAAGGTCCTGCAATTtgttgaatttcattaagatcacttagATTTTTGGGGTCGaactcctccccctccttttccgAAAACCACGCAAAATTTTCTAATGCTCGTAGCTTTCGAGGAGTgcaaataaacttaataaattttatttatttggattcagcataaaaagtcaattcttttgatgcatctaccgttatcaaaattccatgttttagagttccggttactaataggccaagttgctccttacagttcgttaccacgaacttaaCTGTTTTGATGGTCAAAGGAAACTAGAATATTTTGTTTGTAGACGACATCTGAAGCTTCTACGATGCGTAAATAAAGAGTAATTAATCTTTGGTCGAATGAGCCATTCTCCGATTTCTTGCGACCCTACCTAAGCAAATACAAGCAGGAATCAGACTAAAATGCCCAAAATCtattttatactaattttttcaaaataactaaGATTTAATCACTCGCAGCATGTTTAAACAATcgacaaaaaagtaaaaattgacttatatatttataaataaataattcagatACAAGATACATAAATAAAAGCTACCATTAGTAGCCACGAGGAGCATAGCCATGGGAAGCATAGCTATCATAACCTCCATAATGGTCATCATGGTAATCATCATCGCTATTCTTCTTCTTTGGAAGCGGTAAAACTTCATGAAATCCCTCTGGAACGTCTAGATTAACTCCTAGCATATTTTCTATCATTTCTTTAGGTGTAGGAATAATATCCATAAATGTTGCGACGCCAAGCCCACTAAAAAGACCAATAAGGGTTTCTATGAGAGGTATAGCAGCTGCAGGGAGCAGAGGTAGGAGCTCTAATTGCCGTTTGCTTATAGGATGTTCAAAAAGTGGTTGTAGAACAGAATCATTAACAGCCTCGGATACGATTTCTGTTAAGTTCATTTTACTTATTGCTTCTGCTACTTCACGTGCAAACCTTTTCATTGTCAAAACTAGGTCCTTGCTGTCAGGGAAGGCTTCTTCATCTCCATCTCTGTTAGTCTCCTCATCTTGTTCTTCAGAAAGGTCCTCCTGGTGGTCCAAGTCTCTAACGTGTTGGGAATGCTCGTCATATTCATGCGAGCCTTCCTCAAGCTCATAAGAATCCTTCCCAGCGTATTGTTCTTTTTCGGCACTGTCGTGGTTCTGTGTCTCTCTCTCATGTTTGATGTGTTCTTCGTGGATTCCCTGGGGCTTATCAGGGTTTCTTCCTTCGGAGTTATCGGTAGGTAAGGTCTTTTGATGATCACTGGATGCATGGTCTCTCAATGCATCAGGAGATTCCTGGTGATGTAAATGACGTTTTGTTATTAAAGCTGCGTTAGAAACAGCGACCAACAGACATACGTAAAATCCCAGATGAGCCATctgcaattaaaaagaaatttaacaaCACATTAAAATACGTGCTTTAGGCATTAAAACTTGTCttctaaagaatatttttgagCGTCAAAATAGGCAGAATGCAGCGCGTAGATTATTAGCACTTTGACGTATAGATTCATTTAgcatttttgtttaatgaagattatttttcaaaaatgctaATTATTCAAGAATTTAGGTTAGCTCAGAATCTTGAAATTGAAGGAAAGGGAAAACAATCCTTTCCCAAGTGTAAAAtactattgaatttttttcatcttttctctataatttttacaaatttactTGCAAAATTTGACAACACTTATTACTTCTTcgtttttccacaaaaattgtttaatgAACGCCATATAAATAATCACTGTTTTGCATATCTAAAACTTTTTTAGAAACCTAATCTTCAAACTAGGGTGTCTTAGTCTAGAGTCTTGACTCTAGCTCTGTAGTGTCTCATCACTAAGACAAAGGAGTAATTTTTAGCGTAGAATTTTGCACGCTAAGACCTGGCGTTAGTGTCAAAACACATGGAGTCGTACCCCTCCACAGTCAGAGGGGTACTTCctaataataaaaagtattacCAATGAGTCAAGTTGTTTCATTAAGCGAAATGTAATTTTATTAAAGTTAGTCTTGCAAAATCTATTCTACAGGGTATTTAAGTCGTTTTCAGTTAGTCAAAAACGTCACTAAACCTAAGAAATTCAGGATTCTATAGCCACCAAATGATTTGTGAATTAAAGCAAAAACCAGCAACAGTTGACagtacaatatatatatatatatatatatatatatattatatatatatatatatatatatatatatatatatatatatatatatatatatatatatatatatatatatatatatatatatatatatatatatatatatatatatatatatatatatatagaagcaccaaactcgccaaatcactgaaccccaccccctaactcccccaaagagagcgaaaccagtacggttacgtcaatcacgtacctacaacatttacttattctacccaccaagttccatcccgatttctccactaagcgttttccatgatttccggtttccccttcaaCTTCCTCCAGTGTCAACAGATaataaaaatgcctcaatttttctaaattaacaccGCCCCAGCTCCttcaaagagaacagatccgttccaattatatcaatcacgtacctataacattgtgcttattcttcccatcaagtttcatcccgatctctccactctaagcgttttccaagatttctgtttcccccttcaacccaaatgtccccggatctgattcgaattaaaaatggagcgTCCGAGACCTTtcatccttctatatatcaagtttcattaagatccgatcacccattcgtaagataaagatacctcagttttcacgttttccaagaattccggtttccccctccaactctgcccaatctggtcgggatttaaaacgagtgctctaaagcacaaagtccatctaaatatcgaatttcattaagatctgatcacctgttcataagttaaaaatacctcttttttataatttttccgaaatactcccccccccaaaaaaaaactccaccaaagagagcggatccggtccggttatgtcagtcacgtatcttggacatatttttattcttcccaccaagtttcatctctccgctttaagtgatttccaagattttctgtccccccccccccaagacgcTGGATTCGGTCGgaatttagaataagagatccgagctacgaggtctttctaaatatgaaatatcattaagatccagtcactccttcgtaagttaaaaatacctcatttttcttatttttcagaattaaccgttACAATCAAAAATACGTTACAATCAAAAATGCTTTTAgtatagccaaaatcaaactaGAGCGCAAAGAGGGGAAGAAAAGTTGAGGGATAATtgtaaaaactcaaattttcagctaaagtattttaagagATACacggtataaaaaaaaatagaatgccAGCACTTGTTGGCTTGATACGTTATACTCAAAAATGCTTTTAGTGCAGCCATAATCAAACTTAAGTGCAAAGAGGGGGAGAAGGGCTGAGGGATGATTTGTGCCAAGGCTCACTTTTCCAATCATTTCTTATATTCATTGCTTGGGAGTGATATTTGGTTCCCATTTTTAAAACAGATGGGTGAACCCAGCGAAAAGGTTCTAAATAACACAACACAAAACCAATTACACTTGATCTTGAAACggaagtaaaaagtaagttgttttttatcattcttttttttacaaaaaataatataactaCCTGATTAAAAATACTACGTTAAGTCATTTTGAATATTGGTTCTGTATATCAATCCTAATAGGTCGTAATTctaacaaaatatgaaaaaaaggataaatttaaGGAACTCATGCTGGAAATCATATAAGAGCccgagccccctcccccaactctaATGGCATCACTGCCATTCCTTTGAATTTCTATAATAAACGACTTTTTTCTTAGTTGAATTAGCGATTGTTTATAGTATACGAGCTAGGAATATCAAGTAATTGTAATCCTAATAGAGTTGTCAATGCCCTCTATTCTTGAAcagtattaaatttttaaagtttgactctttgttacagctctactttttaaaacaataaaaaaaactatcttaaataatttaataaaatataaataatttaatatcgtaaaaaaataatatcgtaaatgaaaaaacttaccagaataatttctgttcgttttaagttttaatgtcgctccttacctgcagttaaaaaaaacttgttttttttttatttaatttctgaacgtttttgaattaatgaatgttttgattttggctcaccgcacaaaaataattaaaaagaaacttacgattttttgctaaatggctttctcaaagatttgatcggacgattttgataaaaagcggtgggggaggaggcctagttgccctccaattttcagctacttaaaaatgcaactagatttctatacaaaagtttttgttagtaataaacatgtgcaccttacgaattaacttacgtaacaaacttctatatttgtttatttttattacgtatatgacggagttcgcccccttgtcaatacctcgctctttatgctaaagcttgaattgtgtcccaaatctttaagaatgacacctgaattacaaaggccgttggataaatagttgaaattactaaaaatactctagcgtaaagagcaaggtattgtggaggagacgaatccccttatatacgtaatatcttatgttcgtattaagttttaatgctgctcattacttccagctgagaaaaaaacttacattaCTTTTACATTACATTACTTCCAGTTTTAAATactgttagaaaatcctgcgtccccttatggaaattctcttccctcgtgataccccctgaaaacgtctgtacacttcataataaccattactatatgtgaaccatggtcaaagtttgcaacttgcagcccctcccccgggaagtctgggggattaagtcgccctcaaggacataattattaggttttcgactaagctaaacagaatggctgtctcaaaattttgatccggtgagctttgggaaaaaagt includes the following:
- the LOC136034179 gene encoding uncharacterized protein LOC136034179; amino-acid sequence: MAHLGFYVCLLVAVSNAALITKRHLHHQESPDALRDHASSDHQKTLPTDNSEGRNPDKPQGIHEEHIKHERETQNHDSAEKEQYAGKDSYELEEGSHEYDEHSQHVRDLDHQEDLSEEQDEETNRDGDEEAFPDSKDLVLTMKRFAREVAEAISKMNLTEIVSEAVNDSVLQPLFEHPISKRQLELLPLLPAAAIPLIETLIGLFSGLGVATFMDIIPTPKEMIENMLGVNLDVPEGFHEVLPLPKKKNSDDDYHDDHYGGYDSYASHGYAPRGY